In Nitrobacteraceae bacterium AZCC 1564, the following proteins share a genomic window:
- a CDS encoding carbon-monoxide dehydrogenase medium subunit (product_source=KO:K03519; cath_funfam=3.30.390.50,3.30.465.10; cog=COG1319; ko=KO:K03519; pfam=PF00941,PF03450; smart=SM01092; superfamily=55447,56176), translated as MYEFKYHRPGTVRQAANLLIKNEDAKVIAGGHTLVPVMKQRLASPPHLVDLSHIEGLNGIEMKGRNLVIGATATHSEVANSAVVGEAIPALAELAGLIGDPAVRHRGTIGGSLANNDPTADYPAAVMALGATIVTNKRKLKPEEFFQGLFSTALEPDEIITRVMFPLPKKAAYQKFRNQASRYALVGVFVAKRPSDVRVAVTGAGSDGVFRVDSFEEALKKRFSPKVLDGLAVSAEGLNSDLHGSAEYRAHLIQVLARRAVEAATAKA; from the coding sequence ATGTACGAATTTAAATATCATCGTCCGGGGACTGTGCGGCAGGCTGCCAACCTTCTCATCAAGAACGAAGACGCCAAAGTGATCGCCGGTGGTCATACGCTGGTCCCGGTGATGAAGCAGCGGCTCGCCAGCCCGCCGCATCTCGTTGATCTGTCCCACATTGAGGGCCTCAACGGCATCGAGATGAAAGGCCGCAACCTTGTGATTGGCGCCACCGCGACGCATTCAGAAGTCGCAAATTCGGCGGTGGTGGGTGAAGCCATTCCCGCCCTGGCAGAATTGGCTGGCCTGATCGGCGATCCGGCTGTTCGTCACAGAGGGACGATTGGCGGTTCGCTCGCGAACAATGATCCAACTGCGGATTATCCGGCGGCGGTGATGGCTCTGGGCGCCACCATCGTCACCAACAAGCGCAAGCTGAAGCCCGAAGAATTCTTCCAGGGGTTGTTCTCGACCGCGCTTGAGCCGGATGAGATCATCACGCGTGTGATGTTCCCGTTGCCCAAGAAGGCTGCATACCAGAAATTTCGTAACCAGGCGTCGCGTTACGCGCTTGTTGGCGTATTTGTCGCCAAGCGACCATCGGATGTGCGCGTCGCGGTCACGGGGGCTGGAAGCGACGGCGTCTTCCGTGTCGATTCGTTTGAGGAGGCGCTGAAGAAGCGATTCTCTCCGAAGGTGCTGGATGGTCTCGCGGTGTCTGCTGAGGGGCTTAACAGCGATCTTCATGGCAGTGCCGAATACCGCGCACATCTGATCCAGGTGCTCGCTCGCCGCGCGGTCGAAGCCGCCACGGCGAAAGCCTGA
- a CDS encoding MoxR-like ATPase (product_source=COG0714; cath_funfam=3.40.50.300; cog=COG0714; pfam=PF07728; smart=SM00382; superfamily=52540), translated as MNKVAANPASVDATLDLLTSRGYLAERALATVVYLALRMGRPLFLEGEAGVGKTEIAKVLSAALGRKLIRLQCYEGLDVAAAVYEWNSAAQMIAIRLAEASGETDREQLSADVFAEKYLIKRPLLQALEPDVAGPPVLLIDELDRADEAFEAYLLEILSDFQVSIPEFGTVKAPQPPIVIVTSNRTREIHDALKRRCLYHWVDYPSAERELAIVKSRVPNISAKLSQQVVGFVQALREQDLFKVPGVAETIDWATALTELDARSLTPQVVGDTLGALLKYQDDIGRMQGDALDKVIKEAVSDPSA; from the coding sequence ATGAATAAGGTTGCAGCGAACCCGGCATCTGTCGATGCAACGCTCGACCTGCTCACCAGCCGCGGCTATCTCGCAGAGCGGGCGCTGGCGACAGTGGTTTATCTCGCCCTGCGCATGGGCCGTCCCCTGTTTCTCGAAGGCGAAGCAGGTGTCGGGAAGACCGAGATCGCCAAGGTCCTGTCAGCCGCGCTTGGCCGCAAGCTGATCCGCCTCCAATGCTATGAGGGCCTGGACGTCGCGGCCGCCGTATACGAATGGAATAGTGCCGCGCAGATGATCGCGATCCGCCTCGCTGAAGCGAGTGGCGAGACCGATCGCGAGCAACTCTCCGCGGATGTCTTTGCAGAAAAATATCTTATCAAGCGTCCGTTGCTGCAGGCGTTGGAGCCGGACGTGGCAGGACCGCCGGTGCTGCTGATCGACGAACTCGATCGGGCGGACGAGGCCTTCGAAGCTTACTTGCTGGAAATTCTCAGCGACTTTCAGGTATCGATCCCCGAGTTCGGCACGGTCAAAGCGCCGCAGCCGCCGATTGTGATCGTCACGTCGAACCGGACCCGGGAAATTCATGACGCGCTGAAGCGTCGATGCCTTTATCACTGGGTCGATTACCCGTCGGCTGAACGCGAGCTGGCTATCGTTAAATCCCGCGTGCCGAACATCAGCGCGAAGCTGTCGCAGCAGGTCGTAGGTTTCGTACAGGCACTTCGTGAGCAAGATCTGTTCAAGGTCCCCGGTGTGGCCGAAACCATTGACTGGGCGACCGCACTGACGGAGCTTGATGCGCGTTCACTTACCCCACAGGTGGTGGGAGATACGCTGGGTGCGTTGTTGAAGTATCAGGACGATATCGGTCGCATGCAGGGCGACGCGCTCGACAAGGTGATTAAGGAAGCCGTCAGCGATCCGTCTGCGTGA